The following are from one region of the Syngnathus typhle isolate RoL2023-S1 ecotype Sweden linkage group LG22, RoL_Styp_1.0, whole genome shotgun sequence genome:
- the sf3b6 gene encoding splicing factor 3B subunit 6 has translation MAMQAAKRANIRLPPEVNRILYIRNLPYKITGEEMYDIFGKYGPIRQIRTGNTPESRGTAYVVYEDIFDAKNACDHLSGFNVCNRYLVVLYYNANRAFQKMDTKKKEEQLKILKEKYGINTDPPK, from the exons ATGGCTATGCAAGCAGCGAAACGTGCGAAT ATACGACTGCCTCCAGAGGTCAACAGAATCCTCTACATTAGGAACCTTCCCTATAAGATCACAGGGGAGGAAATGTATGATATCTTTGGAAAATATGGACCAATACGGCAAATCAGAAC AGGTAACACACCGGAATCAAGAGGAACAGCCTATGTGGTTTATGAAgatattttcgatgccaaaaaTGCTTGCGATCATCTGTCAGGCTTCAACGTCTGCAACCGCTACTTGGTTGTTCTGTACTACAACGCGAACCGG GCATTCCAGAAAATggacacaaaaaagaaagaggaaCAGTTGAAGAtcctaaaagaaaaatatggcatCAACACAGATCCCCCAAAGTAG